In Aquimarina sp. TRL1, a single window of DNA contains:
- a CDS encoding glycoside hydrolase family 73 protein, producing MSVIKERFVIRYYSYAQKAAKSSGIPVLFALAQSALESGWGKYIKGNMMFGIKRGAGINYGGWQGDTQYITTTEYSSKPTRNFPFVYPGYPIQINNGKWKYKIKDVFRAYTTPFYSFIDWAGMLFKSRRYQNALYHKKNPYRFAEEIAKAGYATDPNYANKIKRIMKEIQQIIILKKLNKNQKEIGLPLILMGVSLLIISVVVINRKPK from the coding sequence ATGTCTGTAATCAAAGAACGTTTTGTAATCCGTTATTATTCCTATGCCCAAAAGGCAGCCAAGTCTTCTGGTATTCCGGTATTGTTTGCCCTGGCACAAAGTGCATTAGAATCCGGATGGGGTAAATATATAAAGGGAAATATGATGTTTGGAATCAAAAGAGGAGCAGGTATCAATTATGGAGGGTGGCAAGGAGATACTCAGTATATCACTACCACAGAATACTCCTCTAAGCCCACAAGAAACTTCCCTTTTGTTTATCCGGGATATCCTATACAAATCAATAATGGAAAATGGAAGTATAAGATAAAAGATGTATTTAGAGCCTATACCACCCCTTTTTATTCTTTTATAGATTGGGCAGGAATGTTGTTTAAAAGCAGACGGTATCAAAATGCACTTTATCATAAGAAAAACCCGTACCGATTTGCTGAAGAAATTGCAAAGGCTGGATATGCAACAGACCCCAATTATGCAAACAAGATTAAACGTATAATGAAAGAAATACAGCAGATTATTATACTAAAAAAATTAAACAAAAACCAAAAGGAAATAGGTCTTCCCTTAATCCTTATGGGAGTTAGTCTGTTGATAATAAGTGTGGTAGTAATCAATCGTAAACCTAAATAG
- a CDS encoding peptidoglycan-binding protein yields MRKESVPNKNNLTSVWIAITAFSVLTGAGYWLYRKRKMAKENEGMTWQSGIRPSSSSLWSRTSRFKCSSTKYPLTYGNCHEDVKILQRYLKVYNEDLGYSGKNRDGVDGQFGAKTAKAAKQRLKKDLFTKEDIQSIKTSLKMMKR; encoded by the coding sequence ATGAGAAAAGAGTCAGTCCCAAACAAAAATAACCTTACATCGGTATGGATTGCCATAACCGCCTTTTCTGTTTTAACAGGAGCTGGGTATTGGTTGTATCGAAAACGTAAGATGGCAAAAGAAAATGAGGGTATGACATGGCAATCTGGTATAAGACCTTCCTCTTCTTCTCTATGGAGCAGGACTTCAAGGTTTAAGTGTAGTAGTACTAAGTATCCGTTGACCTATGGGAACTGCCATGAAGATGTAAAGATATTACAACGTTACCTTAAGGTTTACAATGAAGATTTGGGATATTCTGGTAAAAACAGAGATGGTGTAGACGGGCAATTTGGAGCCAAGACTGCCAAAGCAGCCAAACAGCGATTAAAGAAGGATCTATTTACCAAAGAGGATATCCAGTCAATAAAAACAAGTTTAAAAATGATGAAACGATGA
- a CDS encoding D-Ala-D-Ala carboxypeptidase family metallohydrolase: MVQKKREYIWFSIALTSIVVVGCWILLKKKQPKVDLKKFDSPDLPGSGVCMDKKLIKMLLQLQNKSGYPVFDNINSGARTAYWNKKVGGVSNSSHKIPTCKAVDIHTPTKSIRNKIVVIAKLVGFKRIGVGKTFVHLDNDHTKRQNIAWGYPSGAKPPINPFI; encoded by the coding sequence GTGGTTCAAAAAAAACGTGAATATATTTGGTTTTCAATAGCTTTAACTTCTATTGTCGTGGTAGGATGCTGGATATTACTTAAAAAAAAGCAACCTAAAGTTGACCTGAAAAAATTTGATAGTCCGGATCTCCCTGGCTCAGGGGTATGCATGGATAAAAAGTTGATTAAAATGCTACTGCAATTACAAAACAAATCAGGATATCCTGTTTTTGACAATATAAACTCTGGAGCTAGAACTGCATATTGGAATAAAAAGGTAGGTGGGGTATCAAATTCCTCTCATAAAATACCTACTTGTAAGGCAGTAGATATTCATACTCCAACTAAAAGCATTAGAAATAAAATCGTAGTAATTGCTAAACTAGTAGGATTTAAACGAATTGGCGTTGGAAAAACGTTTGTACACCTGGATAACGACCATACCAAACGGCAAAACATTGCATGGGGATATCCTTCTGGTGCTAAACCACCAATTAACCCATTTATTTGA